The DNA segment ACGAGCGGGAGACGCTGGCGGAGCTGGAAGCCGAACGCGAGCAGTTGCGCGAGCAACGGGAACGGCTGGATGAACGGCTCGAACGCGCGGAGGCGCTGGTGGAAGCCGAAAGCGAGATCGAACGGCTTCGCGACCGCCGCGAGACCGTTTCGGAACTGATCGAGGAGAAGGAAGCCAGCCTCTCCGAGGACCGCGAACGTGTGAACGAACTCCGGGAGTCGGCGGCCGAACTGGAAAGCGAGGCCGAAGACGAACGTGCGGCCGCGAGTGAGGCCCAGGCAGCGGCCGAGGACGCGCGCGAGGAGATCGGGACTGTCAACGAACAGCGGGGCGAACTCAAGGAGCGTCGACAGCGCATGGAGCGGGCTCGGGATGCCCTGGAGGCTATCGAAGCGGCCGAGAGTGAACTCGAACGGCTGCGGGAACGGCGGGCGGACCTCGCGGAGACCAACGAGGAACGTCGCCAGCGCCTCGCGGACAAACGCGAGCGGAAGGCCGAACTCGCGGAGGCGGTCGAACAGTCCCAGGTCGAGAGCGCCCGCCAGGACAGACAGAACGCACAGAACTACATCGAGCAAGTCGACGAGAAACTCGACGAGCTACGGGAACGGCGTAACGACTTACAGAGTCGGATCGGCGGCGTCAGCAACGAGATCGAGGAACTCGAAGGGCTCCGGGAACGCCGTGGGGAACTCGAGGCGACCGTCCAGCGTCTGGAGTCGCTGTACGAGGAAACTGAGCAGTTAGAGTCGATGTACGGCACGCTCCGGGCGGAGCTGCGCCAGCGCAACGTCGAGACGCTCGAACGGATGCTCAACGACACCTTCGAGTTGGTCTATCAGAACGCCTCATACGATCGGATTGAACTCGATGGCGACTACGAACTGACGATCTATCAGAAAGACGGCCAGCGGCTCGAACCCGAACAGCTCTCGGGTGGCGAGCGGGCGCTGTTCAACCTCTCGCTGCGCACGGCGATCTACCGACTGCTGGCCGAGGGAATCGAGGGGACCGCGCCGATGCCCCCCCTGGTCCTGGACGAGCCGACGGTATTCCTCGACTCGGGCCACGTCTCCCAACTCGTGGCGTTGATCGAACAGATGCGCGAGCTGGGCGTCGAGCAGATCGTCGTCGTCAGTCACGACGAGGAGTTGATCGGCGCGGCTGATGATCTCGTTCACGTCGAGAAAGACGCCACGACCAACCGCTCGCGGGTCGAGCGAATGGATTCGGCGGCGCTCGTCGAGCCCTAAAATAGCGCGTCGCTGACCTGCTCGGTAGCCCGGTAGCCGCGCTCCCCGTGGACGGTCGTCGGCTCGATCAGTCCAGCCGCCCGGAGTTCTGTCGTCGCCCCGTGGATGTCGCTCTCACAGGCATCGAACCGATCGAGCAGTGCCCGTGCGGAGGTCGGCCCGGCAACCGCAAGCTCGGCAGCGAGCGCAACGGCCCGCTCGGATCGCTCTCGTGGGCCTGAAACGTCGATATCCGCGTCACGCGCCTCGACAAATTCGGCCGGGCTGATCGGCGTGAGGTCCGAACACGGCCGGGCCGTCGTCGTTCCCTCGGACAGCTCCCGCAGTCGGCAGATCTCGCCGTTCGAACGCTGCAGGACGTAACACTGCTCGCCGTCGCTGACCAGCCGCATAGGCGACCGAACGGCACCGACGCCCAAGCCTGTTCCGACCGAGGCAATCTTCCGCAGTGGATTCCCACTGCGTTCAGACAGTCCCGAAAGACACTTACAGTGTCATCTAATTATATCTCATTAGACGATGTCACAGCAAGCCGAATTCCCCGAGTACCTCGACGTCGATTATACCGACGGCGAGGGTGAGGAGCCCGCGGATTACCCGAGTATCGAAGACAAGATCGAGAAGGCGATCGAAGTCACTCGCGAAGGCCTCGAACAGTACGAGAACCCGGTCGTCATGTGGACCGGCGGCAAGGACTC comes from the Halapricum desulfuricans genome and includes:
- a CDS encoding DUF7346 family protein; this translates as MRLVSDGEQCYVLQRSNGEICRLRELSEGTTTARPCSDLTPISPAEFVEARDADIDVSGPRERSERAVALAAELAVAGPTSARALLDRFDACESDIHGATTELRAAGLIEPTTVHGERGYRATEQVSDALF